aaatgacttaggggagggtattataagcaatgtatcagtgtttgcagataagacaaaactctgcagaccagtcaattctatccaggatgtggcatccttgcagcaagatcttgacgaaatggcaatctgggcggctaagtggcagatgagatttaatgtggataaatgtaaggtcatgcacctgggatgtaaaaatatgcaagccacttatacccttaatgggactgcactagataaatccataatggagaaggaccttggagccctagtagataataaactttgctctagcaagcaatgccagacaGCAGCTGTAAGGGCTAACAAGGTGTTGCGCTGTATTAAAAgtggcatagattcacgggaggagggtgttattcttcccctttacagagcgctgataaggtcccatctagaagatgctgttcagttttggtctccagtgctgaaacaggacattattgaattagagagggtccagtgATGGGCAACTTAGCTGGTAAAGGGttgaaagtctcagttatgaagtaagactggccaagttgggtctgtttacactggagaagaggcgcttaagaggtgacatgataactatgtatacatatataaggggatcatataataacctctctaatgctttatttaccagtaggtccttccaatggacatgaGGGcgcccactccgtttagaagggaggttccatttaaatattcggaaaggtttttttttactgtgagagctttgaagttgtggaattccctccccaaatcagtcgtactggctgatacagtatatagctttaagaaggagctggatggcttcttagcaagagagggaatacagggttattggagatagctcttagtacaagttgatgcagggactggtcagaatgccatcttggagtcacgaaggaattttttcccctctgcggcaaattagagaggcttcagatggggttttttgcctttctctggatcaactagaagttaggcaggttatatataggtattatgattgaacatgatggacgtatgtcttttttcaacctaacttactatgttactatgtatttttatgatattttaagttagttttaaaggagaaggaaaggtaaaaactatgtaagcttcatcagaaaggtctatgtatatacagccataagtcctctaccaaaagaaacatgagatttcttgtctcctttttacctgtgccagagtctgcgcagctctctcctcctcccccctcccataagaatgctgagaactccctccccccccttaggaatgtgtgatctgagccatacagcatgaagctttctcatagtcttacaaactgtgcatgggcaggggtcttggtcttggtgcaagagcttggcattatgggaattagGGAATTTTCAGCTTCCTGcggattggctcagatccacattcctaagggggggggggagtgagttcttagcattcttgagggagggggggaacaggaaagagcagagaacagaaagccgCTCATCTCTGGTACAGGAATTACAGGCACAACTAATCttttagagaagtcagtgcagcgtttctgtgagtgcttatggctgtattgacatagacctttctgataaagcttacttagtttttacctttctttctcctttaacagatcTGCGAAGGAATATCAAAGAAGAGAGACaattttttaatacattgtttCTGTAGTCTAGCAAACTGAGAAGGCAATAGCAAAGGACAGACAATCTACTTTTCAGAAATGGCTTgtaatttaatttacaaataacttttaaaacactGACAGTTTTTAATTATGGGAAATAATGTTTCAAAAACAAGAAGTATACTTTTCTaaaaatagaaggaatgtgctattAGAAGTtgtggtttgtgttgctttcatcTGAAAATGCCCAAAATCTTGCTGACAGCAGTCAGCTGTCCCACTCCTTGCTGACTGTTTTCCTATGATTTGCAAGAGAGCAGTCATTGGCTCTCACCTTTCTGAGCTAGATGGGCCTGACAGAGAACTGCAGCCTATTCTTTGCTTGTGTGAACAGTCACTGTTATTCTCTTTTTGAACAAGGACCAATTAGAAACACCCACTTATTTTATTGTGACAGACAACAGACCATAGAGGCTCTATACTGGTGTTATTTTAAAAGTTACCAATCCTTTTTAGACTAGATTGGAAATAAGGCATTATATATTATTCATCATTGCCGTATGCTGTGggtaaatcttttttaaaaaaagctatatGTAGTAAGAAAAGTCTTACAATTACTTTggtgtttaatttttttgtgtgtacaTCAATTAAGACCCtagaaataaacattttagcaaatgcatacaaaatataactaaataaagaaataataattaaacaagACACATTTTTTAATAGTCCTTACTGGTGGTATCTGGGTTATGATCCAGTTAATGTggtaaaaattgcattttggctACATCCTCTTCAAACTCCTCAACTTTTAACTCCTATTTTAACTCCTCAATTTCAGTGGCATTGAACAAGCTCTGAGAGGAAAAACGAAGTCGAACTATGATTTAGCAAAAGTATTCTTTACCCTCGGATGCAATTCACCTCTGTAAATGTATCTGAAATAAAGTGTTCATGACAATAAGCACCATACCCTATTATAGAACCTAAGCAACCATTTGCACAATGCCActaaaaaggcagtttttttctTTAGCAAGAGTATACAATGACACACATGTATTCTATAGTTGTATTTTGATAATCTGCATTCATAATTGATGTATGCTTTAAAAGGAAGACCAAAAGACTTCCTCAACAACATCTATTGTTAGCAGAAGAACATATGATTCAGTTCTGAACCCGTATTTAATATTCTCATTAAACTAATACTGTCCAAcaggtttttttaattttgtatttttttgtagtgCACTACCAAATGGCCAATCAAATGCACTGACTGCATCCTTTTCTTTCTTGCTTACCGTCATTCTTACTGTCACTCTGACCCTTGTTGATTTTGACAATAGAGCAAGGGGCTGGAAAAGGTCATCAGTTGATACAAATCTGGGCAATGCTATAAGCACAGGTCTGGTGATAAAATAAACATCAGCAGTGGCACAATATATTGCCCTCCACAAAACATATTTACTTAAAACCCTTAGGAAAGCAAAGCTgcctctcttaaggtggccatacacgcaccgatattatcgtacgaaacctcgtttcgtacgataatcggtgcgtgtatggcatgtcggcgagtcgaccgatatcgcaggaagctgccgatatcggacgactcgccgatcggacaagtttgaaaattttgatcgggcgccatagaaggcgcctgaccaaaattctcccttcagagctgaatcggcagaaggaggtagaaatcctattgtttctacctccttacctgccgattcagtcctgaatggtgtgtggcggatcttacgatgtttcgtgcgaccgatggtcgcacgaaacatcgtcggatcgccacgtgtatggccacctttagtcttagaCTTCTAATGGCACCATTTATATTCTACAACCAGGCATGCAGTTACAGCAACGTGGCTGTCAAGCTGGACATTTTTGCACTGTATAAGTGGCATGTCATCCCCTGCTAAATAAAAATGGCCTATTAAAGTGCATTTCATCCCCTGCTAGCTTTTATGGGCAATATAAGGTTTACGGAGaaatgtttggggtttttttgttccATTTTTTCCAAGATTTACATATATGTTTTTGGCAGTATACGAGAGtatttttgcgaaaaaaattgagattttttttaaaaaccacattCGAGATTTATAAAatttcatgtgactttttttgactgacaaaaagtacaccaggtttaagctgccaaaaaccattgagtcctatggaggcttagaatagtagaggaatagaatagtcagtgacagcctgtccttgacagatttttcaaggggaagttaattgcatcattgttttctatttcacatacttTCAAGGGAAGATTAATCcgaatattgttttctattttacacattttcaaggggaagttaatcccattattattttctgtgtttatgtgagttTTAAggcagaaaaattctagttttagtaaatctgccccttagtattttttTATGGTGTTAGTATGATGTACCTTTTTGTggtgtttgcactttgcacagtttTTTCACAACTTTCCTGATACTAGGGTCTGACTTACACTactaccaggtagtggtttgaatggcaGACAGGTACAAAAGATGATTTACAAAAGATGATTAATGAGGCTTAGCACCAACTGCAGGTATAATGGCCCCAGTATACTTATCATTCCAAATGAAAGCTAAAATAAATTATGCAGGACAAAGAAAAAAGTTGTAACTTTTTAGAAGAGTGCTAAGAGTTTGCCCAACCCCACTGTGTAgttttctgtgtctttttattGCTGCTTAAAATAAAAGTACAAACCTTTTCAAAATTTGTTATATGTAAAAAATAGCTAGGTCTGACATGTTGTGATTACTCATGCAAGATTAATTAAACATATAACAGATAAAGAATGAAATCCAAATGCAGTGTTTAGACTTTTTAGCAGTCTATTGTGCATCATACTAAAccttaattttaaggtgaactttccctttaagctgGCTATCAATGTAAAAGTATTGAAAAGAATTCCAGAACAGAATCTCTGATCCTTCTATCCACTCATAGAGTAATATATCAGAAATAAGTTTTATTACAGGCACAATCATTTGAAAAGCCCTGAGCCCAGCAATACTAAATATGGACTGACATATACAGAGCACCACATTAGATACAAGCATACATTACGTttacccctaaaaaccatatttttggaaagtacactctGACATTCAGAAGGGCAAGTGTCTCTCATCCTGCAAAGCTGCTAAAACTAGCAGGTTTTATTTCATGTCTATAAATCACCCAAATGCATGCCATTTACAGCATCATGTCATCAAGATGCTAAGGGCCATCTTAAAAGTATAATGCCCATTATGCATAGGATTGCtaaagtatgtggcatatagagaCAACAAAATGAAAATGCATAGACATTTTCATTGCTGACACTTCAGCTATTAAAACTAAAACAATGTTTGTTCTGTGTTATAAGACCCTCCTAACATTAAGTAGATGTGTCAGTGCAGCAGTTTCACAGGATGCCAGTGGTATTGCTTTAATTCAAATTTGTATATCAATTAACTAATAGatttgtttcatttgaaaaggctgtgctttaaatgaaagcaaaacatattttctttgttCACATTTGCCACGGCAGAGGTCATCAgggaaactcgcctcaggcggcagcgaAACAAAGAATTTATACTCacgtaaattccttttccctcagtcccgaaGGCAGCACTTATCACTTAATAGAGAGATGTCATACCTAGGGTAGGAAAAACACCACCTACTCCAATAAATTATTCCGCCCCCTTTACCCATAAAACCCTCTTCCCTACACCAACCTTCAATGATTTCTCAAGCAATAAACACAACATCACACAATGCTGTTAAATATTTACTAAGGGAGGGATATTGTGCTGCCTTCGGGAatgagggaaaaggaatttacgtGAGTATAAATTCTTTGTTTCCCAcacgtcccttggcagcacttactTAGAGAGTAGCAGtaatcaagggggggggggggggactttacAACCAGAGAGGAGAACTGTATTTGCAAAAGCCACTTTCCCGGGAGTACTCATATTTACACCGTAATGTTCTGCAAAAGTCTTGAAACTTGCCCACGAAGCTGTCCTGCATATTTGGTCCACTGAAACACCTCCAAGTTCTGCCTGTGAGGCTGACACTGCCCTTGTAGAATGTGCTCTGAGATCCACTGGAACTGGTCTTTCTGAAGAAGAATATGCAATAGAAATTGCAAGCTTTATCCACTTGGCAATGGCAATTTTTGAAGCGACTTTGCCCTTGTTAATGCCACAAAAAGAGATAACAGGTGTGATCTCCGAAAAGGATGAACTCTGTTCAAATAGAAAAGAACACATCTTCATGCATCAAGCAAGTGTAGTTTTCGTTCTGCCTCATTCTTTGGATTAGCGAAAAAAGCTGGAAGAATAACTTCAAAATTTCTATGAAAATTAGATGAAACTTTTGGTCTGAATAAGGGATCTGCTTTAAGAATTATCTTATCTGGAAAAATCTGCAGACACAATTCCTTACAGGATAAGGCATGAATTTTGCCTACACGTCTTGCTGAAGAGATGGCTACTAAGAATACCGTTTTAATAGAAGCCTCAATGTGAAACATAGAGGCTTCTTctagagtagagatgtagcgaactgttcgccggcgaactaattcgcgcgaacatcgggtgtttgcgttcgtgaaaattcgcggacttttgccgatgttcggcactttgggttcgccgcggttttttttggcgccgcgttttttcgccttggtttttccgccgcgtttttccaccacgttttatcgcctatgcatatacataggaatagcttgcgtttttttttttgccgttattttttggcggtttttttggtgttttttttacaaagtatttttcagagaaatttttgcttgatccccctcctgcatgccactgcccaggtcgtggcaccctttaaacaactttaaaatcagttttctggccagaaatggcttttctaggttttaaagttcgccttcccattgaagtctatggggttcgcaaagttcgcgaatattagcgagttttggcgaaagtccgcgaacgggttcgcgaacattttcggcgatgttcgctacatctctattctagAGGTTCAAAGGGAGCACGTTGCAATGATTTAAGAACCACATCCAGATCCCAATTTGATTTAAGGGTATAATTTTTTGGCTTAATATTCTGGGCAGCCTTAATAAATCTTCTAAGAAGAGGATGTTCCGCCAATGTTTTACTTAGAAAATAGGGGTATAGGGTTGCAATCTGGACCTTAAGTGTAGCTGGCACGAGATTATACTGGATCCGTCATACAAAAAGTCCAGAATAACTGATACTGGCGCTGTTTCCGGATGCAAACTCTTTCCGGCACACCATTTGCTGAAAGAAATTCAGACTCTTTGGTAAATTAAATTTGTTACCTTCTTTCTACTTTGTAATAGGATCTCAATAACTGGAGAAGAAACTCCCTGTGATCTCATTACATCCCTTTCAGTCTCCAAGCTGTGAGATTTAAGGCTGCTGGAATTAGACCTTGGGAGAGAAGATTCTCCTTTACTAGGAGATGCCAAGGTGGACTTATAGATAATTGGAGGAGATCGGAGTACCAATTTCTCCTGGGCCAGGCGGGAGCAATCAGAATTACTTCCAAAGAACAAAGAGCAATTTTCTTGACCACTCTTGCCATCATTGGAATTGGTGAAAACACATAAGCTCGGGTGAAGTGCCATGGTGGGGCCATAGCATCTACTGCCTCTTCCCCCTGTCCAGCTGTTAGAGAGAAAAACTTCTGATGTTTTGTATTGTAgtttgaagttttttcttttggacTGTCCAAAGGTTCTATCTTTAGACGTTTTTCTGGTTTTCCAGTCTTGTCTAAATCCATAAGAGGTTCTTGAGCCTCGAAAAAAAGGACGCTTAAAAGATCTTTTATCCTGAGGTAGACTTCTCACCTTATCATCTGACTTTTTCTCCACTAGCATTTCGAGTTCTGATCCAAAAagtttttcccctttaaaaggggtAGGTTAAGAAGACGATTTTTAGATGCATTATCAGCTCTCCAAGGTTTTAGCCATAAAGCTCTTCTAGCAGTAGTGGTAAAAGAAGTTGTTTTTGTCAATATATCAACTGAGGCTAAGGCTGCTTCGGTTAAGAAGTCTGATGCAGACATCAACATGGGAAGATCCGATAAAAGATTTTCTCTTGAAATACCTTTCTTTAAGGCCTTCTCTAACTGCATAATCCAAACTTTTAGTGACCAAGCTAATGATGCTGCTGCTATTACTGGTTTAAACCCAGCTGCGGCTGCCAGTTAAGCCTTCCTTAAAGCTCCTTCTGCCTTTCTATCCTTGAGGCCAGTACTGGAGGATCTAGTTTAGGAGCTGTATCCCAAAACTTTGCATCTTCATCAAACATCAAAGGgaaaaagtaaattaaatttcTTTTGCAGGCCCCATTTTCTATCCAATATTGCCCACTGATTtaggattttatttttaataacctCATCAACTGGAAAAGATGCTTTGCGTTTACCTAtgttagcaaataatttacttgattttttgggAGGCTCAGAAGACTCTTCCAGCCTGTAGATGTCATCTACAGGAAAAAATTCCTCCAAATCTGAAATTTCTCCTTCCTCAGAGTCAGAATCAAATTTACACTTTGAAGTTCCTTCCCCAAGGGAAGAATCAGAAGACCTTCATAAAGATCTTCATAAAGAGACCCATCAGCTTGCAGAGATTCTTTAGGCTTCTGCTGATTGAATGATTCAAATGCCTGAAGCATAGCCCCCTTCATCCAGGATACAAACTCATCAGCACCACCTGAGGGGTTAATAGGGTTTTTGAGCTTTTCTTTACAGGTACAACATAACTTTTCCGCTTCTAAGGAACTGAATTTGACTTCACAGCCCAAGCAGGAGATTAAAGATGGCTTTTTTTAACTCCTTTTTCCCCTTTAGGGGACTCAAACTCTTTACATTTAGTCTTTTCTTTAGTTTTCCCTTTTTCCACTTTCTCTGGAGCAGGGTCAGCCATTGCtgaaacaataataaaaagaGAGCCTCCGTGTCAGATACAAAAGAACAATATCTAACAGCATCATAAAGATGCGTACTTACATGCAGAGATGGAGCGCTTCACTTGTGTACTTGCAGCAGAAGTAGACCCGGGAGCGGCTACATGCCGCCATTACCGCCGGCCTAAGAACCAGCCTTCCGGATGTGACACCCTGCGTTCCACTGCTCTATACGTTCCATCTGCCTCGCGTCTGCGTTCCACCTACACAGCGCGGCACGAGTTAGTGACGTCATCGCCAGTGTCATGCGGCAACTTCCAGGATACTTACCAGCGTGCCCAACACTCGCTTAAGGGAGGCACAATAGTTCGATTGGCGACCCATCTCAAGCCCTCCTGGGCCTCAGCGTAAGGGTACTCCAATACCACATCACAGGGGGCACACTCGTCTGAATGACGCCCTGGACTTCCGCAGCATCTGGGGGCACGGTAGTCTGACAAGCGCCCAGGCAAAGATTAACAGTGTAATCCCTTCcgataggaaaaaaaacactgaaggtTGGTGGAGGGAAGAGGGTTTTATGGGTAAAGGGGGGCGGAATAATTTATTGGAGTAGGCGGTGTTTTTCCTACCCTAGGTATGATGTCTCTCTAAGTAAGTGCTGCCAAAGGACGTGAGGGAAAATGCCCCTGGTGGTCATCTAATGAAGGGattattaattttgttttatgCAAGCCTTTCTTACATCTCACAGCCAGACTTATTTTAACATTGAGCACTAGCCCAGTgaaccaggtaagtgattacaattgcaGGGCATATGGCACTTCCCAGTGGTTAACccattctttctcctttaaaaaaaaacaaaaacaaaaaaaaacaccccaaaaaactcaaattccaaAGATATGCAATTCCAAAGTATACTGGGAGATATGCAATTCCAAAGTATACTGGGACAGCTGCCTATGGAAGTTTATTTGATACAAGTTAAAGAATAGAATAGTTACATAAACTCAATGTTTGGCCATTGTCAATGCATTGAGTATTGGTTATTGTTAGCATATAAGTATATATGCTACTTAGGTGAATGAAGAATTCATTATTAACATGGACATTTCTGTTTGATTTCAAACTTTTATAAGTAGTGTAAGAAGAGGATCCAACTAGGGCCTTACAGGATTGCATGCTAACCTCAGTTTAAGAAACACTGCTATATTAAAAGGTTAGAGGGAACATAGCTTGAATGCCCTGTGAGCTTTCTAATCCTGTTTAAAAGATTGTACTCACCCCCTGCACACACAGTTGATGGCTCAACAGCCAGAATC
The sequence above is a segment of the Xenopus tropicalis strain Nigerian chromosome 7, UCB_Xtro_10.0, whole genome shotgun sequence genome. Coding sequences within it:
- the LOC116412023 gene encoding uncharacterized protein LOC116412023, giving the protein MLVEKKSDDKVRSLPQDKRSFKRPFFRGSRTSYGFRQDWKTRKTSKDRTFGQSKRKNFKLQYKTSEVFLSNSWTGGRGSRCYGPTMALHPSLCVFTNSNDGKSGQENCSLFFGSNSDCSRLAQEKLVLRSPPIIYKSTLASPSKGESSLPRSNSSSLKSHSLETERDVMRSQGVSSPVIEILLQSRKKSSSFSEITPVISFCGINKGKVASKIAIAKWIKLAISIAYSSSERPVPVDLRAHSTRAVSASQAELGGVSVDQICRTASWASFKTFAEHYGVNMSTPGKVAFANTVLLSGCKVPPPPP